The genomic region GTTCCGCACCGCCGCGGCCACCGCTGGCCCGCGGCCTGCCAGCCGCCGAGAGGACGTGTCAGATGACCTTCTTCGAATATCTGGAGAGCCGCCGCGACCTGCTGGTCGCCCAGACCCTCGAGCACGCGACGATCGTGCTGATGGCGGTGGCGCTGGCAACGCTCATCGGAATGTCCGTCGCCGTTCTCACCTACCGCCACCGTCGCGCCCGGGGAATCGCCGTCGCGGTCGCCGCGGCCGTGCTGACCATTCCGTCGTTCGCGCTGCTCGGCCTGTTGATCACTCCGCTGGGCCTGGGGTACCTCCCCGCGCTGGTCGCCCTGACCCTGTATGCCCTGTTACCGATCATCCGTAACACGGTGGTGGGACTGACCGAAATCGACCCGGCGCTCACCGAGGCGGCTCGCGGCATCGGGATGAACTGGGTGCGGATGCTGTGCACGGTCGAGATACCGCTGGCCTGGCCGGTCATCCTGGCGGGTATCCGCGTCTCCACCCAGATGACGATGGGCATCGCGGCGATCGCCGCGTACGTCGGCGGGCCGGGCCTGGGTAACCAGATCTTCTCTGGCCTGGCCAACCTCGGCGGCGTCAACTCGCTGAACCAGGCCCTGGTCGGCACCCTCGGAGTGGTCGTCCTCGCTCTCGTGGTGGACCTCTGTCTGGGCCTGCTCGGTGTGCTGACCCGGGGCGGCCGGAGCCGCCGGTCCGCCTTCTCCCGGTCAACCGCGCCGTCCCCCGCCGAGCAGCCGGACTCCGGTGCGGCGCTGGCCGGCGCACCGCCCCTCGCGGCTCCGTCCACCATCCAGGGAGGTCAACGATGACCGCTGACGTGATGATCGACCTGCAACAGGTCAGCAAGCTCTATCGGGGGCAGAAGACCCCGGCGGTCGAGGACGTGTCGATGACCATCCGGCGGGGCGAGATCGTCGTGCTGGTCGGCCCGTCCGGCTGCGGCAAGACCACCACCATGAAAATGATCAATCGGTTGATCGAGCCC from Micromonospora sp. WMMD812 harbors:
- a CDS encoding ABC transporter permease, which produces MTFFEYLESRRDLLVAQTLEHATIVLMAVALATLIGMSVAVLTYRHRRARGIAVAVAAAVLTIPSFALLGLLITPLGLGYLPALVALTLYALLPIIRNTVVGLTEIDPALTEAARGIGMNWVRMLCTVEIPLAWPVILAGIRVSTQMTMGIAAIAAYVGGPGLGNQIFSGLANLGGVNSLNQALVGTLGVVVLALVVDLCLGLLGVLTRGGRSRRSAFSRSTAPSPAEQPDSGAALAGAPPLAAPSTIQGGQR